In Camelina sativa cultivar DH55 chromosome 13, Cs, whole genome shotgun sequence, the genomic window cataaattaaacacataaccaattgaaaaaagaaaaatagaaaccctTCTTCAAgctttaaggaaaaaaaaaaagagagagagtaaaaatcGAGAGAGGACCAGCAAGCAAAACCAATTGCGAAGGAAGAGAATGGCCGATAACGAAGGATCGGCCATTGGAAACTCTTTCGAAACTTATCTCCTCCTTCCGTTCTTTCTCCTTTAGCATCATCGTCTGCTTCGTTCCGAGTTAGGGGCAAATTGGCGAAGCCCGGAAAGTTAAAAGAGTCAAAAACTATTAAATGATTAGTCAAACTATGTGATGCCATGTGTCGGTCAATGTGGCTGGAATAAGATCTTTTTATTGGTTGCTGTTTTTCGTAAATCCTCTTATTGTAGAAATCCAATTTCCGTGACACAAAATGAGTACTCCCATGTGTAAAAATAGTCGAACAGCCAATCTAAGATTTTAGTATGGTTTGTTTGTGAATTAATCAAAGACGTGTTTTGTGTACACAAATTTTAACAAAGCTAATTCGACGTACAAAGGAAATTTATCTCAAAATAGGACTATAACAACGGTTTTCAAATACACAAACGTACGGCTTACGCATGTGCTCAATATGCATGTGTTCTAGATGAAAGATGTTAATCTTTTAAGGTTCTTACCACGACTCCAGTCCAGGATATGTCCACGATCTCCATACTTGCAGGGAAAGATGTTAATCTTTTAAGGTTCTTACATCCCGCCATTTCCAATGAAACAAGACGAGAACATAATTTGATTAATGAAGGCACTTTCTCTATCGCAGTTTCCCCAAGAGACATGAATTGAATATGCGTTGAGATTAGAGGAAAAGTCTTCAGCCTTGAGCATCCTCTCAGATTTAAGACGCTAAGTGATTCCAAGTTGATGTTGGTTGGAAGAGTCTTCAGTTTTACGCAACAAGACATGTCTAGGACTTTGAGGTTATTAAGATTTTGTATAACAGAAGAAGGGACTGTGACCAAATTTTCGCAGGACCTAAGGTACAACTTCTCCAgatttgttgctgttgagaGGTTTGGGATATCTTCAATGTTTGTGGATGCGCTCAAATCCATATACTTGAGACTTGTCAGTGGCTGGAAACATATACACAAACCACATGAAATTTATAGAGATAAGAGCAGGAGAAGACTTTGATATGATAATACCTGAATACCTTCCCAAAGTTTCTCAAGCTTCCTATCTTGCATAGTAAGTTGGACAAGATATTCAGGACAAAACTTAGAGGGCATACATTTTATCGGATACGAATCCCAATGTAGTAATCTAAAGTTTACGTGGTAGGTAATCCAAGCCCTGAGGTAAGTATAACTTGATTGCTTCATCTGGAAAATTCTTGTATAGCCTCAAGAATTGGAGATTAGGCATTTTCTTAAAGGCATTTTCACTTATATACACTTGATCCTCAATTTCAGACATATCTAATGATATTCCTAAAACAGTTTCTGTACCCTGCATATATATACCCAAAGAAAGAACGCAGTTACTTCATGCATTAGCTAAAGTGGACTTTGTGATGAGTAGGACATGTGTTAACGCTTACGGTTTCATTTACTAGTACATATGAAATCTCCAAAGCATCAACTAGAAACTTACGTTTCCCGGGGTCATCAAGACATTGATCCCGAGTAATTTCTTTACCCAATTGTTGTAGCAAACAATGCATTACTATATATCCATCAGCACAAATATGTATAAGAGATCTGTCAACAAGGACTTTAAGTCCAAATTTTGCATCCAATGCACTCTTGGCAAGCAATTGCTTCACATGATCAACCTTTTCACCATtgaacaaacaagaaaatgtgAAGAAAGATTGCCTTATCTTTCTCATCTAACCCATCATAGCATACTCCTAGTACTTTCTCGATTTTCCCATTTAGACTGGTTCTAAGGNTTAAAGGCATTTTCACTTATATACACTTGATCCTCAATTTCAGACATATCTAATGATATTCCTAAAACAATTTCTGTACCCTGCATATATATACCCAAAGAAAGAACGCAGTTAGTTCATGCATTAGCTAAAGTGGACTTTGTGATGAGTAGGACATGTGCTAACGCTTACGGTTTCATCTGCTAGTACATCTGAAATCTCCAAAGCATCAACTAGAAACTTACGTGTCCTGGGGTCATTAAGACATTGATCCCGAGTAATTTCTTTACCAATTGTTGTAGCAAACAATGCATTACTATATATCTATCAGCACAAATATGTATAAGAGATCTGTCAACAAGGACTTTAAGTCCAAATTCTGCATCCAATGCCCTCTTGGCAAGTAATTGCTTCACACGATCAACCTTTTCGCCATTGAACAAACAAGCATTGTGAAGAAAGATAGCCTTATCTTCCTCATCTAACCCATCATAGCATACTTCTAGTACTTTCTCGATTTTTCCATTTAGACTGGTTCTAAGCCTTGGTAGAGCTTTTATCCACTCCTCCTTGCTCATCCCTCGCAAAGATGCACCTAAAATGCTGAGACCTAGAGGAAGATCTCCAGCAAGTTTTGCAACTTCATTTAAATATAAAGGCTTGTCTAAAAAGTAATCCAAAGATTAATTAGACTCTATTATCTTGTCGGTCCAGGACAACATGATGTTTAAATTCAATCGTCTGCATTGGTGGGTGAATGCATGTAATGAGGATTGTTGGATGATGCTCAAGATTAGCAGATTGACATAAACTCTATATCGTCTGCATCTTGGTGACTAAAGAAGTTAATGAACCAAATTAGAGTCACAAATAACATCAATTTTAAAGATATTCATACACACACATGAAGAGTAAATGTTGGTGACTTCAGATTTTTTCCCCAATCTTTCTCAGTTGGTAATTCTCAGATTCTTGCTTGTCCTCTCTAGTCTGTCTGCAACACTTGACCGCTCTCGTTTATTGCTTCCCTTTGTCTTTGcaatgatgttgttgttgcattCAACTTCCTCCTCGAGCGAAGTAGTTGACAGCTCAGGGTGAGCGTCTGAGTCATATTCACAGGAACAAGGCTCCAAGAGTTGTACACCACATCCCAATATATTGGAGGATATGGTGTCTGGATATTCTTTCATTCCCAAGCATCTGAAATAAAAAAGCATCTCACTTTCGGGGATGTTGTCTTCCTCAAGCGTGAAATATGAGTTGACTATAAACAGATGGTTCTCCAGAAGCCGATCATCTGAATCATCTACATCTATCTCTGGCCATTTATACACGGTGGTGGAATGTCTGCCTCTCACGTAGCATGATATTTGGAAACGACGAAACGTCCCATCATCGAGCTCATCCCTTGGGGGGAGAACAACACAAGCCTTGAATCTCAAGGATCCATATGAGTTCCCCTGGCTTAAAAGGATGGTTAGAGAACTTCTTCTAGCTTGGTGAGTAAAGTAGTCGGGCACTTCACTACCAGGTAGGACTGCATATCCACAGGCCCATTGCTGGATGACTAGTTTACGTGATTCTTGATCCAGTTCTGAGCAGTTGATGAACTTGAGAATGAGCTTTGGATCGTGAGATGAACGAGAAGACTGAGATAACCTTTCAAGAGAAACACAATTATCCGCGTACAATTGTGACAACGAGCCAGGAAGCTCTGGTAGCGACACAAGTTCTCTGCAGTCTCTAAGATAAAGGAATTCTACCTGCTGAACAACAGAATCTGGAATACTGACGAAGTCATTCTCAGTCATATACAACCTTAAGGGGAAATCTTCAGTCTTCTCAGGAGTATAAGTAGGCAAACTGTTCTCGTCAATGTTGACCAATGTCAACTCCAACTCATGCCATATACAGAAGCTCTGGAAGATTTCTGCAGGGAATTCCCTTACATTGTAGCAGCCTTTAAAATTAAGTGACTCGAGTTGTCCTAGCTCACAAATGTTTGGCGAGATCTATCGTAGCTCCGTGCAAAATGCCATCGACAACTCTTTCAGACCATAGAGATCCGAGATCCATGGAGGAATTTCTTTAATTCCTGATAAGTGCAGATGTAACTTAGAGACGGTATACGGCACACGTGGAAATTCTGTAACGTTTCCACAACCAATCATTTCCAAAGTACGAAGGCAACTCCAATAATCAACTGATGGAGGCACTGCTGATATCGGGGTAAAGGACACACTGAGTTTTTTAATTTCACTAGAAATCTCTGGGAAAACTACATTTTTTGAGCATTCACCAATGTTGAGGTAACTTAGAGAATCCAATGCGTAGTTTGCTGGAAGAGGCTCTAAATTTCTGCAGCCGTAAAGGTGTAAGAAAGTTAACCGACTAAGTTTCCAGATAGAGGAAGGAAGCTTGACCAAACTGTGGCAATTCTGCAtatccaaatgctccaaatttAATGCTTCTGAAAGGTCAGGAAGTTCTTCCAGACTAGTGGAGCCACTCAATTCCATCTTTTTTAGACTTCTTAGCATCTGAAAGCAAATCCAGGGCACAAATGTCAGAATTGTTGTTTATTTggaacaaaatcatataatgcAAATGAAGCTTGTCAGGAAACTTACCGGGACTCCTTCCCAGAGCTTCTTCAAGTTACTCCATTTCATGTTGATTTCAATGAGACATTCCGGACGAAACCGAAAAGACATATGTTTCATAGGACATCCCTCCCAATGAAGTAATTTAAGTTTACGAGGTAGAGGCAAACAATCCAAACCTTCATGTAAATGCACTATGGCCTTATCGGACCATAGTTTATAGAATCTTAGAATTTGGAGATTATGCATCCCACTGAAGGCTCTCTCGCCAAGGAACAACTCCCGGATTTCAGACATGTTGAAAGATATGCCTAAAACACTTTCTGTACCCTGCAAAAAAACGTCaggaaatgaaataaaacaaattgacttataaTGAAAGATATGCCTAAAACACTCAGTAGACTTGACTCATATTGACAAAGCCATGAATGTTATATATAGACTTACAGTGTTATCAGAAAGAACATCATAAATCTCCTGGGCATCTATAAGGAAT contains:
- the LOC104738027 gene encoding putative disease resistance protein At4g11170, with the translated sequence MSKEEWIKALPRLRTSLNGKIEKVLEVCYDGLDEEDKAIFLHNACLFNGEKVDRVKQLLAKRALDAEFGLKVLVDRSLIHICADRYIVMHCLLQQLVKKLLGINVLMTPGHGTEIVLGISLDMSEIEDQVDHVKQLLAKSALDAKFGLKVLVDRSLIHICADGYIVMHCLLQQLGKEITRDQCLDDPGKRKFLVDALEISYVLVNETGTETVLGISLDMSEIEDQVYISENAFKKMPNLQFLRLYKNFPDEAIKLYLPQGLDYLPHRKLEKLWEGIQPLTSLKYMDLSASTNIEDIPNLSTATNLEKLYLRSCENLVTVPSSVIQNLNNLKVLDMSCCVKLKTLPTNINLESLSVLNLRGCSRLKTFPLISTHIQFMSLGETAIEKVPSLIKLCSRLVSLEMAGCKNLKRLTSFPASMEIVDISWTGVVKFRNTFQDETRYNKPPACGKSPGNNGDEGSNKKNGKEILVPSSIMSASSSSSLLSPTQWRYDVFPSFSGQDVRRNFLSHLLGEFNRKGINTFVDNQIRRTESIGPELVQAIRASRIGIVILTKNYASSRWCLDELSEIMECRTTTGLKVMPIFYEMNPSDVRRQRGDFGEGFERPCVGKTEEQKQKWKQALTDVANISGQHSQNC